The DNA window CAGATCCGGTCTTCGCGCCAACAGCCCCCCAGCACCGGGGACCAGCAACGACACGGCCATCGCGACGCGTGCGAGTCGTGTATCCCGTACTTGCAGTTCGGTGAGCCGCTTCATTCGCATCACTGGATCGGTGGTCTCGGGTCGATGGAAAAGGTGATGGCAACTGTCGCAAGTTTCGCTGTTCCACACCGAGCCATCGCAACGGGAACAAATGCGGCGACCGCATCGGGTGCACGAGCTCGCCTGTTCGAAGCGAGTCGACAACCCGGCCGACAAGGCCGCCAGCAGGGCAAAGGCCAAGGCCGGGTGGATCCAGTTTTGGCCCAACCAACCTGGCATCAGAAAATCAATCGCCACACGGGGGGTACCCCGCTCCTGAGACGCGGTCAGCAGCCGCGAGCGAAGCGCGGTCAACGGGAACTCGAGATCGGCTACGAAGTTGGCGTCGCCAATCTTGGAGAGATCCGCCACCTCCTCTGCGTCGATACGCTGCGCCATGCGCAAGGCGGCCTCGAACTCATCAATGTGAAACATTCTCGCGTTGGCCTGGGAAAGATTGAACATGAGCCGGGCCGAGTCGACCAGCGCGGCCGAGCGCTCATAGAGTTCCACCGCGCCCTCGCCGTCCCCGGTCAAGAAGCGAAGATTCGCGAGATTGGTCAACACTTCGGCGTTTCGCGGGTGCGACTCGAGCAGCGCCGAATAGCGATCGAGCGCTTCCTGGGTGCGTCCGAGACGTCGAGAGCGAACGGCCAGGGCGTGTGCTGCAAGAAACTCGGATTCGCTCGCCCGTTCGAGCAGATCGATATCGGCTTCGGACTCGACCCCCTGCACCACGGCCAGGGTGGCGGACGCGACCGGGTCCGAATCCAGCACCATTAGCGCCGTGCTCGCCGTGTGCGCGACTGGATACGATCCCATCAAGAAGAACGCGATCGCCAGCCCCAGGGCAACTCGGTGCCCATGACTTCCGTAGGCAAATCCGAGCGCGAAGAGCGCCAACATGATTCCGACAATTCCCTCACCCAGCGCCAAAGGCAACAGCAACAGCGTTCCCAGCAGCGCCGCCCGGGCAAAGCTCGGCATTCTCCGGTCGAACAGATCTCCCAGGTCGTGAGAGGCTCGGCCAAACACGCTGATCCCGACGTTCGCCACGAACAGCAGCGGAGCCACAATCAGGACGACAGCGACCATCACCAGCAGCGATCCGACGAGCCAGGCAGTGGCTTCGAAGTTTCGGAAGATCGCCATCACTCCGGTGGCCGTTTGATTCATGGCTCCGGAATACTCTCCATCGCTCCACATCGCCCGAGCCAGGGCCATGTGGGCGATTGGTAGATCGGGTGCGAGACGCACCGCAAGCATCGCGTTGCTCAGGGCGTCGACCGGGTCGCCGGGGGCGATCAGGGCGCGTGCCGCCGCATCCAGGTTTCCGATTCCGAGGGCCAGAGCCACAACCCGCGCCCGCGCGGCGCGCTTCGCCAAGCCCCCCTCCGCCTCGAACCAGGCCCGTTCGACTTCGGACCGGTAACCTTCTTCCTCGGGCGTAAGAGGTTCGGAGGGCTCGAGGTCGATCGTCTCATTGCCCCCCGAGGGGGTCCGGGCCTCAATCTGCGAGCCCGCGACGGATACAGAACTCGCGTCAGGGGCCGAAATTTGGGCAACTGGGGCCGTGGTCCCGAAAGCTTCTGGCGCACCACCAGGGGTGTCCGCCGAGGCAGCAAGACTCAGCACACTGGTCAGAGCCCAGCTCAGCACGATCCCCGCGCGATTCAATCTCACAACAATCCCCCGAGCCGGCGATGCGGCACTCCCTGCACATCGGCGGATCGGGGATTCGGCTGAACAGCCGACATCAATCTCGGGTCCCTCCCGGGCGCAAAATCACGCATTTCGGCATCGACACGGCCACGCCCTCAGTCTATGCTGCGCCTCCGCAAGACAACGGGAGACGGGCTTGGCCACGCACAAATCTGCAATCAAGCGGCACCGGCAATCACTTCGCCGCCGGAGTCGCAATCGTCACATCAAAGTAGGGGTGGGAACGCTGATCAAGCGTTTTCGATCCGCAGTCCAGGAGCAGGATGCGACTGGAGCCGCAGAGAAGTTTGCTGCGGCTGCACGCGCGATCCGCAAGGCCACGACCAAGGGCGTGGTCCCGAAGAAGCGCGCCGATCGGCACATTAGCCGTCTGGCCAAGTCGCTGAACACACTGGCTTCGAGCTAGCACTTTTTCGCCGGTAGGCGCCGCGGGCGCTCTCCTACGCCGGTAGGCCGCAGGCGCTCTCCCACGCCGGTAGGCCGCGGGCGATACGATCCGCTGGCGCTTCAAGTCTCTACTTCCAGGGTATGACTTCCGAGCTGCGGCCCGCATCCGCCGTGGATGATTCCGACGGCCTTGTAATGGGCGGGCGATCAGCCCGACAGCCCGACGACCAGGCGCTCGAGTGCCATGTTCGGCGGCAATGCCCCCGCTCCCTTGAGAGCGGTGTCGGTGTCGTGGATGGCTTCCAGACAGCGGAGCAAGCGGTTGGCCGTGAAGCGTCTGGCCTGGTGCTGAAGTTTTTTGACGACGAACGGCGGTCCGGGAACCACCCCACCCGTGCGCAGTCGCGAGAGCTTGCGAAAATGGGACGCCAACGAAGCGAGCACGACCGGTGCAGGAGCGCCCATTCCCACCATGCGCGAGAGCAGCATCAATGCGAGCGCGCCCCGGCCATCTCCGATCGCATCCATCAAATCCCAGATCGATTCCTCGGCGATATGACTGGTCGATTGTGCGACATGGTCTCGGCTCACCCGCTCACCGGCCCCGGCAAACAGGGCTATTTTGCTGAGTTCCTGGCGCAGCATCAGCAGCCGCGGGCCGATACGATCGGCGAGCATCTCGGGCACCCCTGACTCGTAGGCAATTCCCTGGGCCGAAGCCTCCTCCGCGATGAACGATGCCAGGGCCTTTGCCCCCTTCGGCGGAGCACAATCGACCACCACCGCCGGCGCCTTGAAGGCCTTCACCCAGCTGAGACGTTTATCGACCTTGGCCGCGGTCACGACCAGGATGGTCTCGTTTTGATCCGCCAACTCTGTGACGAGTTCGGCGAGTGCGGTCCCGATTTTCTTGCCGGCGGCACCGCGTGCCGTTTCCGGTTCGCTCAGAATCACCAACCGACGTTGGGCCATGACCGGCAAGGCGCGCACTGAATCGTAGAGCTGATTCAGGGAAGTACTGCGACCGTCGAGTCGATCGAGATTGAAATCATCGGCGGATCCGTCCAACACCGCTGATCGCACAGCCAACAGGGCGTCGTCTCGCAGCAGCGGCTCTTCACCCGCCAGTAGATAGGCGGGGCGAATTTTCCCCTTTGCGAGTTCTTTGTCGAGTTCGGAAGTCTTCATGCCCGAATCCCTTCGCAACTTGCGAGAGTCACGGCAGTGCACTCAGAAGTCTGCGATCCATCGAATCGTGTACGCGGCTGGCGAGCAAGCCACTCAGGTAGCGTAACGCCTCACGGCGGTTTTTTCGCAGCACCGCCACGTCGGCACTGGCAAAATAGATCTCGCCCGCTTGAAAAACTTCGGGTTCCATCTGGGCACTGTCCGCGTCTGCCGCGTCGACCCGGAGTTCCAGCAATAGGGTGACTTCGTACTCCCGGGCCAGCGCAGAACCGGTAAAGCTCCGGCTCCTGGTTCGCACCTGGGTCACACGACCTCGCAGCGTGTAGTTCGCGCGCGCTGGATCGGAAATCAGTTTGAGTCCACCGCGGGTGAGGATCTCGTGCCGCAGGGCCTCGGTTGCCAGCAGTTCGACACCGGCTTCCTTGGAATCGTTTTGCAGGGTTACGACGCAGATGCGCTGGGCATCGCCGTCTGCGCGCTGATAACGCACGAATCGATAACCGCATCCGGCCACGAGGATCGGTAGGAGCAACAGGAGGACGAGCCGAAGGTTTTGGCGACCGCGCACGAAGCACTTATAGCACGGCGAGTTCAGGCTGGTGAGTGGGCTACGCGACGCTCGGGTTCAGGAGTCGACCTTCAGCAGGCTCTTGGCTACGGCGAGAACCTTGTTCGCCTGTATGGGTTTGGTGAGATATTCGTCCGCACCCAGGGACATCGCGCGCTGCCGGTCTTCCCTGGCGCCTTCGGTCGTGATCACGCAGATGGGCAATTTAGCGAGATTCTGGTCACCCCGAATCAAGTTGATGAGTTTCAATCCGTCCATGATCGGCATGTTGATGTCGATCAGCGCGAGATCGAAATGATCACTCGTAACCTTGCGCAAGCCATCCATTCCGTCTTGCGCCTCTACGATTTCGATATTCTTCATGCGTTTGAGTGCGAAGATGAGGAGCTGCCGCATGGTCGGGCTGTCCTCCACAATCAAGATTCGATGTTTCGCCATGATGTATCTCCTTGCAGTATCTGCGGACGCAGTCGAACTTCGCTCCGCCTAAATCTCTGTTACTTCGTCAAAAGATCAATGAACCCCTGAATCGTGCTCAGCTTTCGCGTCGATTGCGCATGGAGTCGCGACGCGAAGATCGCAGTGGCCGCGTGCCCTGCGAGCAGAGTAAACAGTTCGTGATCGAGGGGTGAAAAGCCCGACTTCTGTTGCAGCACGCTGTAAATGACAATGGCACCGACTGGGCGATTGTCGACCTGCAGCGGAATACTGACCACCGGATCTTCACTGTCCGGAGACACCGACTCCCTGGTTGCGACATCGCCCGTAGCGACGGACTCGCCTACGAACCCTGTTCCCACCTCGACACGCGGGAAAGATTCGAGGGCGCGCCCTTCGGCGGCGACAGCCTCGAGAAAGTTGGTCTTCTCGTCGTATACGTAGACTGAAAAGATTTCAGCACCGACCAGGTTGATCACGATCTCCAGGATGATCTTCAATACTTCAGAGGCATCGAGGGTCGAATGCAGCTGATAGCTCGCCACGTAGAGGTTCGCGATGTTGTTGTTTTCTTCCTCGATCTCGAGATATCGCTCGGCGAACTGATGGTTCTCGGTTTCCACCTCGACGAGTTGATCGCGGATGCTCTGGTTTTCGAACTCGAGTGTGGTGATCCGGGTTTTGAGTTCCTGTCGCAACTTCTCCCACTGGTCGGGACTCTGCGCGGCATCATTTTGCCGGCTGAGCACATCCTGCAGTCGCTTGCGAAGCGTCTCGTTGTCCGCCAGGAGCTGACGGGTAAATTCAGCACCTCGCTTGAAGATCGAGAGAACGGCTTCACCGCGCTCGTAAGCCAGTTCCACGACTTCGTTGTTGTCCGTATCTCGTATATCGCGGGTCACACCGACCCCCTTCCTCTTGCCCTCTTCAATTCACCGGGCGCCACGCCCGATTGAATTGCCGCTGGCACAGCATGTAGTGGAACCACTTGATCCACAGCTCCGGATCGAATGGCCTGTTGCGGCATTCCGAAGATCACCGCGGTTTCTTCTGATTCGGCGATGACACGTCCACCTGCCTTTTGGATCGCGAGGGCACCTCGACGACCGTCGTTTCCCATCCCCGTCAAAACCACCCCCAAAACGTCCGAGCCGCATTGTTTCGCGGCAGTTTCGAAGAGTCGATCGACCGAGGGCGCGTATTTGTCAGTGGGTTCGCTCGGCGTGACGCGGGCTTGAATCTGCCCACGAACCTTCACCACTTCGAGATTCATGCCCCCGGGAGCCAGTAACACATTGCCGGGAATGAGTGCTTCACCCCCCTCGGCCTCCTTGACGGAGAACCGAGTCATCCGGTCCAGCCTCTCCGCGAAACCCTGGGTAAATCCGGCCGGCATGTGCTGTGCTATCAAGATGGGACAGGGCGGCGGCTCCGCAAAAGCGCCCAGTGTCTGCATGATTGCCGCTGGGCCTCCCGTCGACGATCCGATCACGACAACACTCGAAACACTCTCCGCACTCGGAATACTCTCCGGAAGGTCTGACAGCATCGGGGGTACCGCGGCGATGCGGTCTTTGACTTTGTCGATTCGCAGATCGCGAATGGCGTGCACCTTGCGGATCAACTCCGCCTGGATGCGCTGCAGATCGGGGGTTGCGCGCTGGTTCGGCTTGGCAATGAAATCGACGGCACCCAGGTCGAGGGCCTTGAATACGTCTCCCTCTCCCGCGCGACCGCTGATCACCATTACCGGAGTCGGGATCTTTGCCATCAAGAGGCGCAAGAAGGTAAAGCCGTCCATGCGAGGCATTTCGAGGTCCAGGCAAATGAGGTTCGGCTTGAGACTGAACGCCTTGCGGAGCGCTTCCTCACCGTCCCGAGCCGCTCCCACCACCGTGACCAGGGGCGACGTCTCCAGCATGCGGGTGATGGTGCGACGACTGAACGCCGAATCGTCGATCACAAGCACTCGAATCTGATCGCGAGGTGTCATGCGATGCCCCCCTCGCGGTCCGTCTCATCGATCGCTGCCTCTGCAAGAGCCTGCCAGGAATCCGACACCTCACTCCCAAGTCCGGGTCTGCGGTACACGAGGTCTTCTTTGAGTTGCGCAAATTCGAATGCATTCGTGACGTTGATCAGTGATTCCGAGTGACCGAGTAACAGGTATCCACCCGGGACCAGTTTGTCGTGAAAGGTCTGGATGACCTCCTTCTTCGTCGCGAGATCGAAATAGATGATCACGTTGCGGCACATGATCGTGTCCATCGTGCCCAACAACGAAACTTTCGAGCGATCCAACAGATTGATCTGGACGAAATCGACTTCCTTGCGCACGGCCTCGGAGACCTGGCTCAAGTCATCCTTGTCACTGAAGTACTTCGCGCGCAGGATGGATTCGGTTTCGCGAAATGAAGCCTCGCGATAAACACCCTTGCGAGCCTTGCGCAGCACCAGGCGCGAAATGTCCGAGGCGTAAACCCGAAAGTCCCTGCCCGGCCGCAAATTCGCCTCGAGCCCCAACATCACGATGCTCAGCGGCTCCTCTCCACTCGAGCATCCCGCCGACCATATATTGACGGGCTCTCGAGATCCAGCATGTCGCTTGCGCAGGAGTTGTTCCGGAATGATCTCGTTGACCAATGCGTTGAGTTGCCGCCGCTCGCGAAAGAAGTAGGTCTCGTTGGTCGTCAGGTCGTCGATCACGCCGGCAAACTCTTCGTCGCCATCCTGACCGTTGCGCAGGTAGTAGCGGTACGCGGCAAAACTACCCAGCTCGAGCTTGGCGACTCGGCGAGCCAGGCGCTTCTCCACGAGAAAGCGCATGTCCGTATCGAAATGCAGTCCGCAGCGATCTCGCAATAGTTTGCAGAACATGCGGAACTCGGCATCTGTCATTTCGAGTCGTGTTGGCTGGACGGACATACCCGAACTCAGACCTCCAACCGTTTGAGGGCGTGAAGGATTGCATCGCGAACAAAGGCATCTTGTTCTATCTCGAGGCGGCGCAGAATACTCGGCAGCGCCCGGGTTACGCGTCGATCTGCGAGCACCTGAATCGCATCGGCTCGGACCGCCCAATTCGGGTGAGAGACCAACGGCAGCAGTTCCAGAAGTTGTTCCTGGTCTGCATGAGCACCGAGACAGCTCACCGCCGCCTGCGCCAGTTCCTGCTGCTCATGAGAAAGCAGCGGAGACGCAACCCGCGCTGCCTCAGCGCCACCCACCTGAGTCAAAGCTTCGAGTGCAGCCAAACACACGGCCCCGATGTCTCCGAACCCAGTTGTAAGCAGGGCGATCTTGTCTTCCCGAGTCAAACCGACACAATCGTGGGCGCCGATGGATCGCATCGCCGACGATCGAACACGCCAGTCTTCGTCGTGCAACAGGCGCTCGAGGTCCTCCCGGATGCCCTCGCGGCCTGAAGCGATCAGGGCTCCGGTGGCGGCAATTCGGACCAGGTAGGATTCGTCGGCGAGCGCCAGACGCAAAGGCTCGCAATCGCCGCCCACAGATATTCTCGAAAGCCCCTCTACAGCGGAGCGGCGAACGTCAGCGCTCGCGTCTTTCATCAGCGAAGTCACAATTTCCAGGTCTTCGCTGCGCCCGATACGACTCAGCACTCGGGCACATTCCAGGCGAACTCTTTCGCTCGCGCCTTCCAGAACTCCCGATATGAGTTCCACTGCTTCGGCCAGCAACACATCATGTTCGTCGTGAGGACCCGTACATAGTGTGACAAGAGCATCCACCAACACGATGCACTCTTCTTCGGCTTCGATGTCGTCACCGTTAGCCGACAGTTCGAGTCGCCGCACCAACGGCGCGAGCGCCTCGGCACAACCGCAGGCCGCCAACGCCTCAGCGGCGGCAGAGCGTTGCTCTCCATCGTTTGAATTGAGAGACTCGAGCAAGCGCTCAATGGCATGGGGACCGGCCGTCCCTCCCAACAAGCGACACGCGTCCCGGCGCATGGGTGAATCGAGCCCATCCCAACCGTCATTGATCGCGTCCTCACTGACATGTCCCAGCTGTTCCAGAGTCGCTTGCGCTACTTCTGCGATCGCTTCGTCACGCCCCGCTTCGAGAATTGCGATGACACATTCGGGTTCGCCGACCAGGCCGAGGAATTGAACCATGTTGAGTCGACTCGCCAGGTCCGATTCGGGCAACCGTTCGATGACACTCTCGGCCAATCGCGGTAGAGACCGCGCCACTTCTCGGATACGCGACACCATGGATTCGAATTCAGCGCCGTCTCGCCGGGACAAGACTCGCAGCAGCGCCGTCATCGCGGCATCGCGGCCAACCCGGGAATTTTCCTCCAATCCCTTGAGCAGGCACTCTGTTGCCTCGGCGTCGTCGAGATAGCCCAGCAGAGCGTAACCCGCCGTCGCGAGGACTGGATCCTCCAGGACCCCGCGCAAATCCGCGACGCATACCGTGACTTCGAGGTCGACGAGCGAACGCAACGACGACAAGCGCAAGAGTTGGTCGTTGTTTTCATCGATTGCACATGTCCGAAGCGCAGACTCGGCGCCAACGCCGCCGATCGCGCCGAGTGCGTCGGCTGCCGCCGCGCACACATTCGCGTCCGAATCGCTGAGTGAAGCAATCATGGCCGTCTCGCCGAGTTGGTCTCCAATGCCCGCGACGGTGTCGACGATCAATTTCCGAACATCGATGTCCTCGCTATCCAGGGAATCGATGAGTTGCGGCAGAACCAATGGCCCCATCGCTACCAGCGCTTCGACTGCAGAGTTGCGTCGCCCCGTATTGTCGCCATCAGAAAAAGCGGCGATCAGGGCATCCGCGACGATGTTCGTTTCTCCGCAAGCAACGAGTCGTTCGACACTGGCCTTTCGGACCCGCCAGCTGGAATCACCCAGGCTCGATACCAGGTGCGTGATGGCATCCAGAATCGGAAGCTCTAGAACACGCTCCACTGCCAGACGACGCAGTTCGTCGTCGCTGCTTTCAAGACCAGCGAGAATGGAATCTCGCTCGCGCTCAGACATTTCAGAATTCATTGCATGCCTCGCTCCCGGGCGACGCGCAGCAGCTCTTCCACAATGAAGTCCCGCTCAGCACGTACCCGCTCATCTATTCGTTGGGCAAAGAGCACCCTTCCTTCTTCGATCTGGTCGTCCATCGCCTCGACCACGTTCCCGCTCGTGATCGCATCAGCGAATTTTTCAGGCTGATAGAGCGCGATGTCCGAGACGATGATTCGCGCCAATCGCTCGGCGTTCGTGCGCACCTCTGCCAATTCGTCACTCGGATCTGGGCTGGGTGCTGCCTCGACCGGAGCTGTCACCTGCGGTGCAACTTCATCCAACTCGAGGGAGGGTTCGACGATCGGCGGCTCAGGCGGCAGCTTCAATGTCTGTACCGGTTTCGGCGCCGGGGCCGGGATCTGGGCCGGCTCCGGGGTCGGCGGCGGCGCGGGCGTCGCGTTTCCGCCGGGCGTCGACAGGGTCAGCCCCATCTGTTCCAACAAGGGACCGAGGCCATCCGGCAGATCGGGCTGCTCAATGTAGAAGTCGGCTCCATAGAGTTCGACGGGCTGGCGGCGGTAGCGTTCCTGATTGTGGACAGCACCGACCAGAATCACCCCCGTGTGTTGCAGGCTCTCGTTGCGCTTGATGACTTCGCAAACCTGAAACCCGTACATCTTGGGCAACGCAGCGTCGAGCACGACAACCCGGGGCAGCATGCGCTGAATGGTCAGCATGGCTTCGACACCATCGTGCACGAGAACGGGGTGCAACCCCCAAGCGGACAACCTTGCAACCGTTGATTTGCCGCAGTCCACATCCGGGTCTGCAACGACGACGAGACGCTCGCGATCGACCGCAACATCCTCGGCCGAAGCGGGAGGAGACCCTTGGCTGACCTCGCCCTGCGCCTGGTGCGGAGCTTCGTTCGCAGCCTGGGACGTCACATCGGGGGCAGAAGCGACCACCGGCGGCACTGGAGCTGCTGGCTGTGTTGGAGGAGCGACAGGCTGTGCAATCGGTTTCTCAGGGGCAACCACCTTGAATAGGGACTGGCATTTCGCACATTTGAGTCGGGACCCGTTCGGGCCAATTCGACTCTCGGCAACGCGATATCGCGCCGTACAATTGGGACATGTAGCAATCATTCTCTTTACTCCCTCTAGTCGCCGTGGCCCAGTTCCGTCCGTGGCAACCGATGCCTGCCTCTCAAATACGGAACTTCGCTACCTGTTCGCGCAGGTCCTCTGCCTGGGAGACGAGACCGCTGATCGAATCTCCCAGGGACTCGGCTGCCGCTTCGTTCGAGCTGGTTTGTTCGGACACCTGCTCGAG is part of the Myxococcales bacterium genome and encodes:
- a CDS encoding tetratricopeptide repeat protein codes for the protein MRLNRAGIVLSWALTSVLSLAASADTPGGAPEAFGTTAPVAQISAPDASSVSVAGSQIEARTPSGGNETIDLEPSEPLTPEEEGYRSEVERAWFEAEGGLAKRAARARVVALALGIGNLDAAARALIAPGDPVDALSNAMLAVRLAPDLPIAHMALARAMWSDGEYSGAMNQTATGVMAIFRNFEATAWLVGSLLVMVAVVLIVAPLLFVANVGISVFGRASHDLGDLFDRRMPSFARAALLGTLLLLPLALGEGIVGIMLALFALGFAYGSHGHRVALGLAIAFFLMGSYPVAHTASTALMVLDSDPVASATLAVVQGVESEADIDLLERASESEFLAAHALAVRSRRLGRTQEALDRYSALLESHPRNAEVLTNLANLRFLTGDGEGAVELYERSAALVDSARLMFNLSQANARMFHIDEFEAALRMAQRIDAEEVADLSKIGDANFVADLEFPLTALRSRLLTASQERGTPRVAIDFLMPGWLGQNWIHPALAFALLAALSAGLSTRFEQASSCTRCGRRICSRCDGSVWNSETCDSCHHLFHRPETTDPVMRMKRLTELQVRDTRLARVAMAVSLLVPGAGGLLARRPDLGFLGVLAFGFAVVFFAWHDGVVPDPLSVGAAGSIAFIVVGCGAVLVYLAIVSAGLMIRRNL
- the rpsT gene encoding 30S ribosomal protein S20, translating into MATHKSAIKRHRQSLRRRSRNRHIKVGVGTLIKRFRSAVQEQDATGAAEKFAAAARAIRKATTKGVVPKKRADRHISRLAKSLNTLASS
- the holA gene encoding DNA polymerase III subunit delta; its protein translation is MKTSELDKELAKGKIRPAYLLAGEEPLLRDDALLAVRSAVLDGSADDFNLDRLDGRSTSLNQLYDSVRALPVMAQRRLVILSEPETARGAAGKKIGTALAELVTELADQNETILVVTAAKVDKRLSWVKAFKAPAVVVDCAPPKGAKALASFIAEEASAQGIAYESGVPEMLADRIGPRLLMLRQELSKIALFAGAGERVSRDHVAQSTSHIAEESIWDLMDAIGDGRGALALMLLSRMVGMGAPAPVVLASLASHFRKLSRLRTGGVVPGPPFVVKKLQHQARRFTANRLLRCLEAIHDTDTALKGAGALPPNMALERLVVGLSG
- a CDS encoding response regulator — protein: MAKHRILIVEDSPTMRQLLIFALKRMKNIEIVEAQDGMDGLRKVTSDHFDLALIDINMPIMDGLKLINLIRGDQNLAKLPICVITTEGAREDRQRAMSLGADEYLTKPIQANKVLAVAKSLLKVDS
- a CDS encoding GAF domain-containing protein codes for the protein MAYERGEAVLSIFKRGAEFTRQLLADNETLRKRLQDVLSRQNDAAQSPDQWEKLRQELKTRITTLEFENQSIRDQLVEVETENHQFAERYLEIEEENNNIANLYVASYQLHSTLDASEVLKIILEIVINLVGAEIFSVYVYDEKTNFLEAVAAEGRALESFPRVEVGTGFVGESVATGDVATRESVSPDSEDPVVSIPLQVDNRPVGAIVIYSVLQQKSGFSPLDHELFTLLAGHAATAIFASRLHAQSTRKLSTIQGFIDLLTK
- the cheB gene encoding chemotaxis-specific protein-glutamate methyltransferase CheB; its protein translation is MTPRDQIRVLVIDDSAFSRRTITRMLETSPLVTVVGAARDGEEALRKAFSLKPNLICLDLEMPRMDGFTFLRLLMAKIPTPVMVISGRAGEGDVFKALDLGAVDFIAKPNQRATPDLQRIQAELIRKVHAIRDLRIDKVKDRIAAVPPMLSDLPESIPSAESVSSVVVIGSSTGGPAAIMQTLGAFAEPPPCPILIAQHMPAGFTQGFAERLDRMTRFSVKEAEGGEALIPGNVLLAPGGMNLEVVKVRGQIQARVTPSEPTDKYAPSVDRLFETAAKQCGSDVLGVVLTGMGNDGRRGALAIQKAGGRVIAESEETAVIFGMPQQAIRSGAVDQVVPLHAVPAAIQSGVAPGELKRARGRGSV
- a CDS encoding protein-glutamate O-methyltransferase CheR → MSVQPTRLEMTDAEFRMFCKLLRDRCGLHFDTDMRFLVEKRLARRVAKLELGSFAAYRYYLRNGQDGDEEFAGVIDDLTTNETYFFRERRQLNALVNEIIPEQLLRKRHAGSREPVNIWSAGCSSGEEPLSIVMLGLEANLRPGRDFRVYASDISRLVLRKARKGVYREASFRETESILRAKYFSDKDDLSQVSEAVRKEVDFVQINLLDRSKVSLLGTMDTIMCRNVIIYFDLATKKEVIQTFHDKLVPGGYLLLGHSESLINVTNAFEFAQLKEDLVYRRPGLGSEVSDSWQALAEAAIDETDREGGIA
- a CDS encoding HEAT repeat domain-containing protein, with the protein product MNSEMSERERDSILAGLESSDDELRRLAVERVLELPILDAITHLVSSLGDSSWRVRKASVERLVACGETNIVADALIAAFSDGDNTGRRNSAVEALVAMGPLVLPQLIDSLDSEDIDVRKLIVDTVAGIGDQLGETAMIASLSDSDANVCAAAADALGAIGGVGAESALRTCAIDENNDQLLRLSSLRSLVDLEVTVCVADLRGVLEDPVLATAGYALLGYLDDAEATECLLKGLEENSRVGRDAAMTALLRVLSRRDGAEFESMVSRIREVARSLPRLAESVIERLPESDLASRLNMVQFLGLVGEPECVIAILEAGRDEAIAEVAQATLEQLGHVSEDAINDGWDGLDSPMRRDACRLLGGTAGPHAIERLLESLNSNDGEQRSAAAEALAACGCAEALAPLVRRLELSANGDDIEAEEECIVLVDALVTLCTGPHDEHDVLLAEAVELISGVLEGASERVRLECARVLSRIGRSEDLEIVTSLMKDASADVRRSAVEGLSRISVGGDCEPLRLALADESYLVRIAATGALIASGREGIREDLERLLHDEDWRVRSSAMRSIGAHDCVGLTREDKIALLTTGFGDIGAVCLAALEALTQVGGAEAARVASPLLSHEQQELAQAAVSCLGAHADQEQLLELLPLVSHPNWAVRADAIQVLADRRVTRALPSILRRLEIEQDAFVRDAILHALKRLEV
- a CDS encoding response regulator codes for the protein MVASAPDVTSQAANEAPHQAQGEVSQGSPPASAEDVAVDRERLVVVADPDVDCGKSTVARLSAWGLHPVLVHDGVEAMLTIQRMLPRVVVLDAALPKMYGFQVCEVIKRNESLQHTGVILVGAVHNQERYRRQPVELYGADFYIEQPDLPDGLGPLLEQMGLTLSTPGGNATPAPPPTPEPAQIPAPAPKPVQTLKLPPEPPIVEPSLELDEVAPQVTAPVEAAPSPDPSDELAEVRTNAERLARIIVSDIALYQPEKFADAITSGNVVEAMDDQIEEGRVLFAQRIDERVRAERDFIVEELLRVARERGMQ